In a single window of the Neospora caninum Liverpool complete genome, chromosome VIIa genome:
- a CDS encoding putative peroxisome biogenesis factor 7 has protein sequence MAEMQRMALDKVHPPMTRWHTRPGFRSLDGFVQGRASVIPVPLCCQTCRFSPFRPDLLAVATAELFGIAGGGRLHVFSIPNAASSQSPEVHQKTDPPWQHTFTVPGAAVAAQYELASFGTSDAITDCAWSESNEHIIAAACGDGVTRLWDFRSEKPDFTRLRGNNAGPSDWPTSGAVELRGHRAEVCGVDWSTLDRQLLLSSSWDGSAMLWDVPRLACVCALPHLQCVYAATFSPRRRNVVASVSADGHLRLFDLNCPLPYSAASAVDQDILGRCRGTLVCDLEAHGGCEALCLDWSKYNENEVFTGGSDGSIRLWDLRVMAKGPLISRTRLHKLAVRDLKCSPFSGDVLATASYDTNVKVISLSRHLQEGSIERTEAQCNRGSSFSKEQCTITQEKAFGHHAEFVMGIDWSLFQPNLIASASWDRHVCLWSPLGNEHQYPPMICRRARQ, from the coding sequence ATGGCCGAAATGCAGAGGATGGCGCTGGACAAGGTACATCCACCAATGACAAGGTGGCATACGCGTCCCGGTTTTCGGTCGCTTGATGGTTTCGTACAGGGGAGAGCAAGCGTCATACCGGTGCCGCTGTGTTGCCAAACAtgccgtttttctcctttccgtcctgACTTGCTCGCAGTCGCGACAGCGGAGTTGTTTGGTATTGCCGGTGGGGGACGTCTCCACGTTTTCTCGATTCCAAATGCTGCCTCTTCGCAGTCGCCCGAAGTCCACCAGAAGACAGACCCACCGTGGCAGCACACTTTTACCGTCCCCGGAGCAGCTGTTGCGGCACAGTACGAACTCGCCTCTTTTGGGACAAGCGATGCAATAACTGATTGTGCATGGTCCGAAAGCAATGAGCATATCATTGCAGCAGCGTGTGGAGATGGAGTGACAAGGCTGTGGGATTTTCGTAGCGAGAAACCAGATTTTACGCGGCTACGTGGCAATAACGCAGGGCCTTCCGACTGGCCTACTAGCGGCGCGGTCGAGCTCCGCGGGCACAGGGCTGAAGTATGTGGAGTCGACTGGTCCACTCTAGATCGCCAGCTTCTGTTATCGTCTTCATGGGATGGCAGCGCAATGCTATGGGATGTTCCACGCCTTGCTTGTGTATGCGCTCTACCTCATTTACAGTGCGTGTACGCAGCCACATTCTCTCCCCGGAGACGGAATGTCGTCGCATCCGTCAGTGCTGACGGCCATCTGCGTCTTTTCGACCTGAACTGCCCGCTACCATATAGCGCTGCGTCCGCTGTAGATCAGGACATCTTGGGAAGGTGCCGCGGAACACTCGTGTGTGATCTAGAAGCACATGGGGGATGCGAGGCCCTCTGTCTTGATTGGTCGAAGTACAACGAGAATGAGGTTTTCACTGGAGGCTCTGACGGTAGTATCCGACTCTGGGATTTGCGTGTCATGGCAAAAGGGCCACTCATCAGTAGAACGAGGCTACACAAACTCGCTGTTCGTGACTTAAAATGCAGTCCATTTTCAGGTGACGTATTGGCAACTGCTTCGTACGACACCAATGTGAAAGTTATATCCCTCTCACGTCATCTGCAGGAAGGGTCTAtagagagaacagaggcaCAGTGCAATCGTGGGTCGAGTTTCTCGAAGGAGCAGTGTACCATTACCCAAGAAAAGGCCTTCGGCCACCATGCCGAGTTCGTCATGGGCATTGACTGGTCTCTCTTCCAGCCTAACCTTATCGCTTCAGCCTCGTGGGACCGACACGTATGTCTTTGGTCGCCACTCGGAAATGAACATCAGTACCCCCCCATGATCTGCCGACGTGCCAGGCAATAA